One Cydia pomonella isolate Wapato2018A chromosome 14, ilCydPomo1, whole genome shotgun sequence DNA segment encodes these proteins:
- the LOC133525184 gene encoding toll-interacting protein-like, which translates to MTSTMPNDGDRNEERRRRVLLGPLPAGFLRADGDTAADNAMDADYQAALALQQQLCGTQVPAAGPPLTARLSITIAQAKLVKNYGLTRMDPYVRLRVGHCIYETHTDPSGGKTPRWNKVIHCLLPPGVNSVYLEIFDECSFTMDELIAWTHITIPQAVLNGETHEDWYPLNGKQGDGVEGMINLVLSYSVGPAAVATFPPVLVVPSTGMGYAAMPVYPQPAQRPVQPPRPVQPPVTPEQIQQIEEMFPSMDKEVIKSVLEVNHGDKDATINSLLQMSE; encoded by the exons atgACTTCTACGATGCCAAACGACGGTGATAGAAACGAGGAGCGTCGACGCCGg GTATTGCTGGGTCCACTCCCAGCTGGTTTCCTACGTGCCGATGGAGACACTGCTGCAGACAATGCCATGGATGCAGACTATCAAGCCGCATTGGCACTGCAGCAACAACTATGTGGTACTCag gTCCCCGCTGCAGGACCGCCATTGACAGCGCGACTGAGTATTACTATAGCTCAGGCGAAGTTGGTTAAAAACTATG GTCTAACCCGTATGGACCCGTACGTGAGGCTGCGTGTAGGTCACTGCATTTACGAGACCCACACGGACCCCAGCGGCGGAAAGACTCCGCGCTGGAATAAAGTTATTCATTG CTTGCTGCCTCCCGGTGTAAACTCTGTTTACCTGGAGATCTTCGACGAGTGCTCGTTCACCATGGACGAGCTGATCGCCTGGACTCACATCACCATCCCGCAGGCGGTGCTTAAT GGCGAGACACATGAAGACTGGTACCCGCTGAACGGAAAGCAGGGCGATGGCGTTGAAGGCATGATCAACCTCGTCCTCAGTTATTCT GTGGGCCCAGCGGCCGTGGCCACGTTCCCCCCGGTGCTGGTGGTGCCCAGCACGGGCATGGGCTACGCCGCCATGCCGGTGTACCCGCAGCCCGCGCAGCGCCCCGTGCAGCCGCCGCGCCCCGTGCAGCCCCCTGTCACGCCTGAACAGATACAACAG ATAGAAGAAATGTTCCCAAGCATGGACAAGGAGGTGATCAAGTCCGTGTTGGAGGTGAACCACGGCGACAAGGACGCCACCATTAACTCTCTCCTTCAGATGTCCGAATAG